A genome region from Leptodactylus fuscus isolate aLepFus1 chromosome 6, aLepFus1.hap2, whole genome shotgun sequence includes the following:
- the LOC142210411 gene encoding ABC-type organic anion transporter ABCA8-like, whose protein sequence is MAVFFAVIFMYRNSIKTEFTASADLGRLDQFVKKDFMVGYVASDPVVQEIMQKVNESINILGLTVQTFPNEEQMLQNMTGTAVVGVTFDNRFQYSIRYKVDNDTSPSGNTKDEGICEDDHTECLPLLYWKSGFLLLQASIDAAIVELTTGHSVQDSMVSTVAVRMMSARVKRSVLERGFLILCTCLSYISVFYVLMTNITNERKEVREILKMMGLRDSAYWLSWGLLYALYVLIFTNLMTLITTTYVFVNSSYGVIFLLFFLYGISMISFSFMLCTLLQSRRYTAAADFFTVIFLCILGLLPLVKVLPRPLEIFLCIFCPFAFSLGITETIHMEDSLQGVLFSDIAVDACHILTSYLSLLLDSVLYILLTLYFDKIIADKHGLKLEPLFFLHSSYWSKGKMSPIPLETVDRDRSGTEDYVEKVPVELLGKEAIRLNKVKKIYGNKDKKIEALRDLDLDVYEGQITALLGHSGAGKTTLLNILSGMDKVSGGFASIYNQNLSNIHDLEKIQKRIGFCPQVDIKFDFLTVRENLELFSRIKGIAPTDVKSEVDKVISDLNMTNIEGMEASKLSGGQRRKLTLAGALLGNPEVLLLDEPTAGLDPFSRHQIWSVLKERKVNRVTLFSTQFMDEADILADRKAVLSKGTLKCVGSSFFLKRKWGIGYHLRMQVSPSCNPDTITSLVQEHISSAKLATQGVEDLTFTLPFDKMESFPALFINLDERVGLDIMSYGVSITTLDDVFLKLEGEAEIEKGDYSVFAREQSEDENRDLSCEVEESDLLMSHSGTVTLHGLALWRQQVLTIARTHFLKLKHDMKTIGCILVFLLSFMVIIALFTSSMSDSWYYWKLSPGHYFRGPGHRAHKYYTSLLVNNSTGGSIEEFVNGIKEQDISVDVVDGPYNTSVTGYNGAIEVSLLNESYHFKIFANVRAQNGLPVLVNIISNAFLKGSGSTEKIEIWNKPVYPEVSEQIIYALFSLSLLYMVFGTGIVPYFAMSSVEDTKIKARSQLRLCGLFPSAYWCGQALVDTALYWLILFLMVAILFVFNSSITPSFGNIALLIVDILGFGAAMVLFTYVIAFFFRKGKANCDYWSFNFMLFSILPILAEVYLGIPAITYIMFLTVLPPSNLVAFLVHLNKPNHVLDYEPRTGIFLNVIIPYLHIVTFWLTLSYLEKKYGKRCLKMDPIFKFAERQYTVKKNPEELRGVDADVLAEHARVQNLKTSRNAAEKPAILVDSLRKEYEVKSKNLCIWKRKAKVATRHISCHVKKGEVLGLLGPNGAGKTTSILMLAGELEPTAGEVILCSATDNNSALLGYCPQTSPLWLSLTVTEHLEIYAAVTGMKKEDADQAIKRVSEALELKDHLNTPAQKLSVGVSRKVCFAISMLGNPTIALLDEPSTGLDPKGQQRLWRAIRAAFRNKERGAILTTHYMEEAEAVCDRVAIMVSGKLRCIGSIQQLKSKFGKGYLLEIKVKDSHGVEDIHQEVVRMFPQADRQDRFSSLLVYKIPMENVQSLSQAFSQLEEARSAHDIEEYSFSQPTLEQVFLELAKEQEEHWHQDTAATWRSLRPEIV, encoded by the exons ATGGCGGTTTTCTTTGCTGTGATTTTCATGTACCGTAACTCAATAAAAACTGAGTTCACGGCAAGTGCAGATCTTGGGCGTTTGGATCAATTTGTCAAAAAAGATTTCATGGTCGGCTATGTCGCCTCTGATCCAGTAGTCCAGGAAATTATGCAGAAAGTTAACGAAAGCATCAACATTCTAG GATTAACAGTCCAGACATTTCCCAATGAGGAGCAGATGCTACAGAACATGACGGGGACAGCAGTCGTTGGAGTGACGTTTGACAATAGATTTCAGTATTCTATCAGGTACAAGGTGGACAATGATACAAGCCCAAGTGGAAACACAAAAGACGAAG GAATCTGTGAAGACGACCACACAGAATGTCTCCCATTGTTGTACTGGAAGAGTGGATTTTTGCTACTGCAAGCCAGTATTGATGCAGCCATTGTGGAG CTGACCACCGGTCACTCGGTCCAGGACAGTATGGTCTCCACTGTGGCTGTAAGGATGATGTCTGCCAGGGTGAAAAGAAGCGTTCTGGAGAGAGGATTTCTGATACTCTGCACATGTCTCAGTTACATTTCAGTTTTTTACGTTTTGATGACAAACATCACTAATGAGAGAAAGGAAGTGAGAGAAATCCTGAAGATGATGGGACTCAGAGACTCCGCGTACTG GTTGTCCTGGGGATTGCTCTACGCTCTTTATGTCCTGATTTTCACCAATTTGATGACTCTCATCACAACCACTTATGTCTTTGTGAATAGTTCCTATGGAGTCAtctttcttctcttcttccttTATGGGATATCGATG ATTAGCTTCAGTTTTATGCTGTGCACCCTCCTCCAGTCACGCAGGTATACAGCTGCCGCTGACTTCTTCACAGTTATTTTTCTGTGTATTCTGGGCCTTCTGCCGCTGGTGAAAGTCTTGCCGAGGCCTCTAGAAATCTTTCTTTGCATCTTTTGCCCCTTCGCCTTTTCTCTTGGGATCACTGAG ACCATACATATGGAGGATAGCCTTCAGGGTGTCTTATTCTCGGATATCGCTGTAGACGCCTGCCATATACTAACCAGCTACCTCAGCCTGCTTCTGGACTCCGTCCTCTACATCCTCCTCACATTGTACTTCGATAAGATCATAGCAG ATAAACATGGTCTGAAGCTTGAGCCGCTTTTCTTCCTCCATTCCTCCTACTGGTCAAAAGGGAAAATGTCCCCAATTCCACTGGAAACTGTAGACAGAGACAGGTCGGGAACAGAAGATTATGTTGAAAAGGTTCCTGTTGAATTGCTAGGAAAAGAGGCCATCAG GCTCAACAAAGTTAAGAAAATCTATGGAAACAAGGACAAAAAGATCGAAGCTTTAAGGG ATCTGGATTTGGATGTGTATGAAGGACAAATCACAGCACTACTTGGTCACAGCGGAGCCGGGAAGACGACGTTACTGAATATACTTAGCGGGATGGACAAAGTGTCTGGTG GGTTCGCCTCCATCTACAACCAGAACCTTTCAAACATTCATGACCTGGAGAAGATACAGAAGAGAATTGGCTTCTGCCCTCAGGTTGATATCAAGTTTGATTTTTTAACCGTAAGAGAAAATCTAGAACTCTTCTCAAGGATTAAGGGAATCGCCCCAACAGATGTGAAGTCAGAG GTAGACAAGGTCATCTCTGATCTCAACATGACCAACATTGAGGGCATGGAAGCCAGCAAACTCAGCGGTGGGCAAAGACGGAAGCTAACCCTCGCAGGGGCACTTCTGGGAAATCCTGAG GTTCTTCTACTAGATGAGCCCACGGCCGGTTTAGACCCATTCTCCAGACATCAGATTTGGTCCGTCTTAAAAGAGCGTAAAGTCAATCGGGTCACTCTGTTCAGCACGCAGTTCATGGATGAGGCAGACATACTTGCTG ATCGTAAGGCGGTCCTCTCCAAAGGAACATTAAAATGTGTTGGATCCTCTTTTTTTCTGAAAAGAAAGTGGGGAATCGGCTATCACTTGAG GATGCAGGTGTCTCCATCTTGTAATCCAGATACCATAACCTCACTGGTACAAGAACACATTTCCAGTGCCAAACTCGCTACCCAGGGTGTGGAAGACCtcacattcaccctgcctttTGACAAAATGGAATCATTTCCAG CTCTGTTTATTAACCTGGATGAACGTGTGGGCCTGGACATCATGAGTTACGGGGTGTCGATCACAACGCTTGATGATGTCTTCCTGAAACTGGAGGGAGAAGCGGAGATAGAAAAAGGAG ATTACAGTGTTTTTGCCCGTGAGCAATCTGAAGATGAAAACAGAGACTTGTCCTGTGAGGTGGAGGAGTCCGATCTGCTGATGTCACATTCTGGCACTGTCACCCTTCATGGTCTGGCCCTGTGGAGACAGCAAGTGCTGACAATTGCCCGCACCCACTTCTTGAAGCTGAAGCATGACATGAAAACCATTGGATGCAT attGGTTTTTCTGCTTTCTTTTATGGTGATCATTGCCCTATTCACTTCAAGCATGTCAGACAGCTGGTATTACTGGAAACTGTCTCCAGGGCATTACTTCCGAGGGCCGGGGCACAGGGCGCACAAGTATTACACCAGCCTCCTGGTCAATAACAGCACAG GGGGGTCCATCGAAGAGTTTGTCAATGGCATAAAGGAACAGGACATTTCAGTGGACGTGGTTGACGGTCCGTACAATACAAGTGTTACAGGCTACAATGGAGCGATTGAGGTGTCCCTGCTGAACGAG AGTTACCACTTCAAAATCTTTGCAAATGTGCGAGCGCAAAATGGTCTACCGGTTCTGGTGAATATTATCAGTAATGCATTCCTGAAGGGCTCCGGATCAACAGAAAAGATAGAAATATGGAATAAACCCGTCTACCCG GAGGTGTCTGAGCAGATTATTTACGCGCTGTTCTCCCTGAGCTTACTGTATATGGTGTTTGGGACTGGGATTGTTCCCTACTTTGCAATGAGTAGCGTTGAGGATACTAAG ATCAAGGCTCGGTCACAGCTGAGACTCTGCGGCCTCTTCCCATCTGCCTACTGGTGCGGTCAGGCCTTGGTGGACACTGCCCTCTACTGGCTGATACTCTTCCTGATGGTAGCCATACTATTTGTCTTTAACTCTTCAATCACTCCTTCTTTTGGAAATATTGCATTGCTG ATAGTTGACATCCTTGGCTTTGGCGCCGCCATGGTCCTTTTTACCTATGTGATCGCATTTTTTTTTCGAAAAGGAAAAGCGAATTGTGACTACTGGTCCTTCAACTTTATGCTG TTTTCCATCCTGCCAATCTTGGCTGAGGTCTATCTGGGGATCCCGGCCATTACATACATCATGTTCCTGACCGTACTTCCTCCCAGTAACCTGGTAGCATTCCTGGTGCATTTG AATAAACCAAACCACGTCTTAGATTATGAGCCGAGGACGGGCATATTCCTGAATGTGATCATT CCGTACCTGCACATTGTCACATTCTGGCTCACCCTCTCATATTTGGAAAAGAAATATGGAAAAAGATGCCTGAAAATGGATCCAATATTCAA ATTTGCTGAAAGACAATATACGGTGAAGAAGAATCCAGAAGAGCTGAGAGGTGTGGATGCGGACGTCCTGGCTGAACATGCAAGGGTCCAAAATCTGAAGACTTCAAGAAACGCAGCAGAG AAACCAGCCATCCTTGTTGACAGTCTACGCAAAGAGTATGAGGTGAAAAGCAAAAACTTATGTATTTGGAAAAGAAAGGCAAAAGTTGCAACAAGACACATCTCATGCCATGTAAAAAAGG GTGAAGTTCTGGGATTACTTGGACCTAATGGAGCTGGGAAAACTACATCTATTTTGATGCTGGCTGGTGAACTGGAGCCAACAGCCGGGGAG GTAATTCTGTGCAGTGCGACTGACAACAACTCTGCCCTCCTGGGGTACTGTCCGCAGACCAGTCCTCTGTGGCTCAGCCTCACAGTGACTGAACACTTGGAAATCTATGCAGCAGTGACTGGCATGAAAAAAGAGGATGCGGATCAAGCCATAAAGCG GGTATCAGAGGCCCTGGAATTGAAAGACCATCTCAATACACCTGCCCAGAAGTTGTCTGTTGGAGTCTCCAGAAAA GTCTGCTTTGCCATCAGCATGCTGGGTAACCCAACCATCGCTCTCCTGGATGAACCGTCCACCGGTCTAGACCCCAAAGGGCAGCAGAGACTGTG GAGAGCCATCCGAGCAGCTTTCCGGAACAAGGAGAGAGGAGCCATCCTGACAACGCACTACATGGAGGAGGCAGAAGCCGTGTGTGACCGCGTCGCCATTATGGTGTCTGGGAAGCTCAG ATGTATCGGCTCCATCCAGCAGCTGAAGAGTAAGTTTGGTAAAGGTTACCTCCTGGAGATCAAGGTGAAGGATTCCCATGGGGTGGAGGACATTCACCAGGAGGTGGTCCGCATGTTCCCGCAGGCAGACAGACAGGACAG GTTCTCCTCACTGCTGGTCTATAAAATCCCTATGGAGAACGTCCAGTCCTTGTCTCAGGCCTTCTCTCAGCTGGAGGAAG CGAGAAGCGCCCATGACATTGAGGAGTACAGCTTCTCCCAGCCCACCCTGGAGCAG GTTTTCCTTGAGTTGGCCAAAGAGCAGGAGGAGCACTGGCACCAGGACACTGCGGCTACATGGAGGTCCCTGAGACCAGAGATTGTCTGA